Below is a genomic region from Balaenoptera acutorostrata chromosome 9, mBalAcu1.1, whole genome shotgun sequence.
AGTGGTTACGAATAAGGGCCAGGAAGTTTAAATTTTGGCTCCAAGCCCTACTACAATAATGACCTTAGGCAACTTGCTtaatctttctttgtttcttttctgtaaaatggggataatgatagcaTCTATCTTATAGACTGTTATGagaactaaatgagttaataagtATAAAGTGCTTAGTAGAGAACTGGGCATATATTTTCAGTATCAATTATcgttattaagaaagaaaatgtgcaaCTGAAATCCACAATTTATGCCAAAACTTATTAAAATGTTTGAGTGATCGCTggcgtttttttaaaaaaacaaagcagctgCTTACTAGCTTATTTTTCgagtaaaattttatgttttcttattgttcCTGTGCCTCACGAGTACCAAACAGCACACCAAAAAGCCTGTTGTTCAAGGAAAGCTGGCAAGGATTTctagataatattttaatatctaagAGCAATCCAtctatgaatttggaaaagttaaTTTAGCACCTCACACCACCTCACAGGCACAGGAGGACTGTGCAAGTTTCCTTCCTAAGCTTAAACTAGATGGGGCCCCAGAACAAAGCATTCGGTGGCAAAGAAGCACCTCGCAAAGGATGTCATTAGCACTGTCCAGCACTAAGACCCGAAACACCCAAAAGCAAACTGGGGGAGCACAGGATCCCTGAGGCTGCACGctccccctccaccctccccgcAAACCAACAGGCCTCCAGCCTCTCAGATCAGGGTGGCTCGATGTGAACAGCAAGCAGGCATTCTGGGGCTGGGGTAACTCCTGACTTTTGATGAACTTTCGTAGATCGGATTTCTCCTCCAGACGGGTCTGCAGATTCAGGAACTCACGGTAACGGCGGTTCACGGTGTGGTAGGCCAGCTGCTGCAGGCCACTGCTGTTCTCGCTGTCAAGGGCCGTCTCATACTGTCGGGTGAACAAATTTGTTTACTGCATCAGCTTACTGGTCACACAGTAAGAGCAGAGTAGGGGTAAAGGGAGCAAGATGTTCCTATGCTGTTCCTGAACCTATTCGATCTGACTGTTGCTCTAAGTTGTAATGAATAACTCAAACTGAGTGAATTACGGAACGAGATGCATTTCCCAACAGACGTGGCCTAGGAAGTGAAAAATGAGTTTTACTGCCCTCCACTCCTTCTTCCATCTCAAAGCTCTCCCTGCAAACACTCTCTTTACTTATAACTATTTTCAAATCCCAAAGACACAGGATAAAAAAGAAGGTACAACACTGATAAAAATGACACTGCCTCTTTCATCCCTAATTATGGGGTTGGATGTTATAAGGGGATAACCACCTTGTCATTATACGCAAGCAGTGATTATCTGTATTAGTTGGGgaagaacaaataatccaaaacagCCGATGAACAAAAATCATTTGTTTGCCTGGAATGCATTAAAGGaacatgtgtttttgttttgccttggGCAAATTAATTATCATTCTTGGGAGTGACGCTGAATTTTTCTTCCCGAGCACAGATCATCTGTATGATGAGAAGTCATGTGGAGACTGGAGATGTTTTAAGGGGTCAGAGTCTGCTGTCTTCATAGGCTTGGAGAGCTGGTATGTGGGAAGACGACAGTGCTGAAAGTTCCCCCAAAGCAAACACCCTGAACAGCATGAAAGCTACAACTTCATACCTACAGGGGGAGACTTTTTGACAGAGTAGTTAAGATATAATAAATTCTGTGGAAGAACAATATATGTGCTTGTTCTCATTAAGAGTAGGTTACTGTTATTGTTTGGTTAAGGTATTATACTGTGGGCAAGTGACGGAAGAAACGATCTCCTTGTTGGTGGGACTTGAGGCtggtgtttaaaatttttctagaggcagagagaggtattCCTTATGAGCTGAAATGAGCAAAGTAGTCCCTGAGACCAGTACTGAGAAGGAAGGGTCTAGATAAGACACGCAGGTGGAATTCAGGTTAGAACTCTCAGACTTGGAGCACCTGGGAGTTCTGATGCTCTCTGTGGAACAGTCTGCTCCTGGAGGGACACTATTTGATACTGATACGGTCCCAAGCTTGGCTGCACCTCAAAATCActtgggctgggcttccctggtggcgcagtggttgagaatctgcctgctaatgcaggggacacgggttcgagccctggcctgggaagatcccacatgccgcggagcagctaggcccatgagccacaattgctgagcctgcgcgtctggagcctgtgctccgctacaggaggggccgcgatagtgagaggcccgcacaccgcgatgaagagtggcccccacttgccgcaactagagaaagccctcgcacagaaacgaagacccaatgcagccataaataaataaataaataaaaatttaacaacaacaacaaaaaaaatcacttgggCTGCAGACTCTGCTGTCAGAACACGGATTCTGATAGGCGCTGACGGATTCTGAATGCGAATTTCCCAAGAATGGGCCCCAAGAttcgtattttttaaaaatacaactctcCAGTTGACCTGGAGGCAGCCTATCCCAAAACCAGCTTTAGGGAGCTGCTGCTCTAATGGAACCAGACACCTGATCCTTGAACCCCCTTCACATCGTTTCTGCCAAGCAGTTCCTACTACTGCTCTTAAACATCTCTAGGAATGAAAAACTTGCTACCTTTTGAGGTATATATAGGTAAATAACCTTCCTTCCTAAAACAAAAAGTATTAAAGATACtagtacttaaaaaaagaaagaaattagcagGGAAGAAGTTTGGAAAGAATCTCTGGACAAGACTGTATCCATTGGGAACCACTGAAAAATACGACTCTCAGTATAGCAAGATTCTAGGATTGTTTGTGAGGGTATCAGAGAGAGGCCTACTCTGCTTCACAAACGAGCTTCAGACCATTCACATACAGATGCTGGCTGAATTAACCATAGCAAACTAAGTAAGAGTAGCCTCTCCCCCTCAAAACACTAGCTTCACTGACTCTGCTTTCCGACTCATTCCCAGACCAGAGTGGATGACCACAGTTCTAACCCCGTTACCTTCACCGTGTAGAGCGTGTATGGGTGGAATCCGGTGCCGCTGTGCTCTCGAGCAGTAATGGTGCCGGTAATACGAAGGTTCTGGATGACAACGGGGCCATCTGGACTGCTCAGGGGCTCAAAGCTGAAGGTGGCTGAGCTGAGGGGACCAGGTGGAGAGGAGGAGAGCAGTACCTGGGGGAGACCAGGATCTAGGGAGCTCACACCGTTGGTGAGATCATTCTCTAAGCACGAGGGTCGTGGGGGACACATCCTTTCCGGACTGGCCAGCAAAGTTGTAAGAGAGGTGACATCTCCCTGTTCTACTTCCTTGTCTGCTGTGTCAATGTGGATCTCTGGGCAGGAATTCAGCATGGAGACAAGCAGGCCGGTCTCTGTTTCTGTTCCTGGACCCTCCTCAGCCTCTGCTCCTTCAATTCCTTCGGATCCCTCATCATCCTTAGACTCCAGAGACTGGGAACCCCCTAGGGCACACAGGGAGTCCTGAATCCTGGCAGAGAGGAAGTTGCCTGGGTTCATGAGCATGATGGCTTCTTTGCCCAGTTCAGACAACGGAGACTCCAGCTCTGCGTCTTCAGACAAGAACAGAGGCTGCAGGAAGTGAGAAGAGTTGTTTCCTACTTCTCTCTCTTCTAGCACTCCCCCCAAATCTCCCTCCAGGGCTTCGTGGCCTTCTTCAACTTCTGGGGAGGGGTGTGAAGGCTCACTACAGTCTAGGAGCACTGGGGCTGGAGAAGGGGCTCTCGCATCTGCTAGACTCTGGACCTCCACAATCAGTGGCAGAGATGTGGGCACTGAGGGCTGTTCCAGGGCGCTGGCTGGGCAGAGTGGTTTACCCACTGCTGCTGGGCCAGTTCTGGTCTTGGAAAAGATGCCCACTAGCACAAGGTGGATCCAGTCCGGGTCTGAGAGCTTGCCGATCAGCGGTAAGATGACATTGCAAGTAATGAGTTCCACCACTACATGGCGGCCAGTCCGGGTCTCCAAGTGGGGCTTTGGCACTAGGCCTCGAAGCAACACGTTCACGATGCCACGTGTGTAGGCGACCTCAGCCCTGGGACTCTGTACTGCGGGATGTGGGGCGGTGGCCTGGCAGTAAGCTTCCCAGAGCTGGGAGGGCTCACCTGTGCCACTCTGCTTCCCTGCCGTGGCCTCCTTTGCCTGAAGATAGCTCTGCAGGTGACAACCACAGAGAGTCAGAACCCTCTGGGCAAGAGCATGTCTGTCCACCCTGGCCATCCTCCTCCGGAGCTCCTGGACCAACCCTCGCATGgctgcctccatttcctcctcgAAGGCGGGCTCCTGGCTCACCGTGCGATACCAGGACGACACGAAGTCCCGCATGACCATCCGGATGGTGCGGTCGATCTCCTGCTCCAGCTGCCTCTCGGCCTCGGGGTTTGGGGGGCAGACGGCCATGGGGATGAAGCGCTCCAGGTGCAGCCGACCCGAAGGCCCCACGATGGCGTCGGAGCCCAGCCATCCTCCCAGCACCAGCAGCAGCGCAGACAGAAAGCACAGGAGCCACACGTTGACCAGGAGATGGATGACCAGGAGCCAGCCGAGCACGGCCCCCAGGGCCACCAGCTTCTGGCTACTCAGCAGGTGACTAAGGCTGGGCCCGGCCGGGGGCTCCTGCGCCGCGGTCGCGGTCTCTGCCTTCATGGCGGGCGGGAGCGGGCTTCCCAGACCAGCTCCCCCCTTCTCCATGTCAGAGCCGGCGATGGGGCGCCGACTGCGGCGCGGACACGAGAGCCGGGCGGCGGGCCCCGACGTCCTACAGGCAGGGCCCGGCGACAGGGGCGGCTCGGCGGCTCGGCCTCGCCGCAGCCCCCTCCGGCCGGGGCGCGGCCCTCGAGGAAAACCCTGCGGCCTTCATGGTGCCCGGGCGGCGGCCCGCGGCCTCAGAGGGTGGGCAGGGCCGTGGGCCCACCGAACACTCACGGACGCCGAGGACCGGGGCGCCCGGGAACGGCTCGCGCTGCGCCCCGCCCCGCTGAGTCCCACCTGCAGTGAACGCAGCGGCGCCTCCTCCGCAGCCTCAGAGGGGCCCTCGCCGGGCTGCAGCCGCCGGGCGCCTGCGCTCCGCAACCCGGCTCTTGTCTAAGCGGCCGGCCGGCCGGGCACCGGCGACCACTTCCGGGTCGGCGGGCGCGAGGCGTGTTGGGAGAGCGCCGCGCGCCCCGCGTCCCGGCGCGTCCCGGCGCCGCCTGGTGGTGAGGAGCCGCCGTAAGCGCACAGCGCGAGCCTGCCAAGCGTGCGCCCACTTCACGGAGTGCGGACCTGCGAGCAGGCTTGCAGGTAAGGACCCTCCGAGACTCACTTCCCGCTCCAGGGATTAAATGAAGTTTGCAGACACCGGGTACCGTTTAGGCAAACTCAGTAGTTCAGTTACTTTAATCTCATGTGGGCATTTTTTAGTTGGCCTGGTGATACATTTTAACGTTCACCCCCCACTCCCCAGCGCCCCTCTCCCAACACCCATGCTCAGCTCACAGAACTTGTGCTCAGGAATTGCTGAATACAAGGCATAACACGTTAACGCAGAGATAGATTTATTCCTAAAATTTCATAATACCGTTTAATAAaatcttcttttgtgatttgggGTTATTTGCTGGTGGCATTGCCCGAGCAATCAAATCTTTTGAGCGTCtgctaggttcaatccctgtgaTAGGTAGTGTGGAGGAGTAGAAGCGGTCCTTGTCCGCAAGAACCTTGCAGGTAATTGCGGAGACGAGTTCTTGGGTCATGAGTGAATATTTAATAATGCACGTCAGTATGGGATATGGTCAAATGCAAATTATTATACGTATGAGGGGGAGGAAAGGTCACCGTGGGTTGTAGTGGTTAAGGGAGACCTCAAAGAGAAGGGAGCCTTTCTGCTGCCTTTCTATTCCCCTCcatctcttcttctcttttcctccccaattatataggaaaagaaagcagaggtAGAGATGTATGTTCAGTCTTCTGATAGATTTGCTTGGGAATGTGCTCTGTTTgattggttttgggttttttgcctTCAGTTGTCCACACAGACGGAATTACCTGTAGGAAAATTAAGTATCCGACAGTAGCACTGACCAGGTGTAAGAGTGTTGGTGCCAGTTTCATGTGAAGCCGGCTTCCTTCCGCATTTTGGTCCCCGGGAGCTCCGTGTGCATGtggctttcctttttattttggcaCGGGACGTGTATCATTTGTACAGGGCTGTTCATGGTTGTCTTCAGCACTCTCCGTGCTGTTAGCAGCCTTTCATCATGATGGCCTTAGTCCCCACATATTTAGAGGAATCTTCAGGCAAACTCCAACCCAAAATTGTGCCAACAGGAAGCATATCGTGGCTTCTCCTCTCATCTCCTTTTCTGCTTTCGGGGTAAAGATCTCTTTTGAATGCAAAGGGAACCATCGTTTAGATGTGGGACATAGTTCATGACTATCACTTCTAAAGCAAAAGTTGGATTTAGCATCAAAGTGCCCACAAAGCAAACTGGGCACATTCCTGAGCTCCCAGAACGCTGGCCACTTTGCTGGTGCTCTGCTTCTCACAGAAAAGGAGCCTCAGAAGTGAGTTCTGCTGTCTCTGTCCTCCCAGACCATTCCATTGTCCTCAGGGGCAGTTAGAAGATCACAGAGAAATGTCCCGGCCACCGAGCCAAGAACTAAAATAAGAAGTGGATGacggggactcccctggtggcgcagtggttaagaatccgcctgccagtgcaggggacacgggtttgagccctgcgctgggaagatcccacatgccatggagcaactaagcccatgcgccacaactgctgagcctgtgctctagagtccacgagccacaactgctgagcctgtgtgccacaactactgaagcccgtgtgcctagagctcgtgctccacaacaagagaagccactacaatgagaagcctgcacaccgcaacgagtagacctcgctcgccacaaccagagaaagcccgcgtacagcaacaaagacccaatgcagccaaaaataaataaataaataaataaacttattaaaaaaaaaaaagaaaagaagtggatGATGGAGGGACTGAGGATGAGTCTGAAGACTTCCCCAAGATGGTTCAGAGAGGAAGTTTACTCTGCAGCAGAATCTGGAATGCTCAGGGCAGGAAGAAACTGACCTTGTAAGTGGGCACTGTGCCACCTGACCAGATGGTCTGGAGCACTGAGGTAGCCGAGAGTGCTGTCCTGATCCTGAAGTGGATGTGATGAAGCAGGACCGCAGATGAACATGCCAGCGCACTTGTCactttgactggtgtgagctgctGCCTGGGGGTCTGGGGCAAAGGACCTCAGTCTCCAAACAGATTAATcactgggaggaggtgggagcaggACTGGTGTCTGGTGGTGGTGACGGTGTGTGTACATGGCGGGGGAGGCTGGCTGTTTGGCCACATCATTCACTATCTCTGagatccttctttctttccttcttatcaTTTCTCAAAATATTCTAGGCGTCTTGCCAGAGTGCTGGGGATAACAGGACACATAAGACACTGTAATTCACCTAAGGGAACTCAGTCTAGTTACAGGACAGAGACACTattgtggtggttttttttttttttacattttggccatgtggcatgtgggatcttagttccctgaccagggatcgaaccatgcCCCCTatggtggaagcacagagtcctaaccactggaccgccagggaagtccctgttgtgtattgtttttttgttttttttacacctttattggagtataattgctttacaatgttgtgttagtttctgctgtacaacaaagcggatcagctatatgtatacatatatccccatatcccctcccccttgagcctccctcccaccctccctatcccacacctccaagttgtcacaaagcaccaagctgatctccctgtgctatgcagcagcttcccactagctgttttacatttggtagtgtatatatgtcaatgccattctctcactttgtcccagcctccccttccccacctccccagtgtccttaagtccattctctatgtctgcgtctttattcctgccctgctactaggttcatcagtactgtttttctagattccatatatatgcgttagcatacgatatttgtttttatctttctgatttacttcactctgtatgacaaactctaggtccatccacctcactacaaataactcaatttcgtttctttttatggctgagtaatattccattgtatatatgtgccgcatcttctttatccattcttctgtcgatggacatttagattgcttccatgtcctggctattgtaaatagtgctgcagtgaacattgtggtacatgtctctttttgaattatggttttctcagggtatatgcccagtagtgggattgctgggtcatatggtagttctatttttagttttttaaggaacctccatactgttctccctagtggctgtatcaatttacattcccaccaacagtgcaggagggttcccttttctccacaccctctccagcatttattgtttgtagattttttgatgatggccattctgactggtgtgaggtgatacctcattgtggttttgatttgatctaatgattagagatgttgagcatcttttcatgtgtctgttggcagtctgtatatcttctttggagaaatgtctatttaggtcttctgcccatttttggattgggttgtttgtttttttgatattgagctgcatgaactgcttgtatattttggagattaatttggagatttatcctttgtcagttgcttcatttgcaaatattttctcccattctgagggttgtcttttcgtcttgtttatggtttcctttgctgtgcaaaagcttttaagtttcattaggtcccatttgtttattttcgtttttatttccattactttaggaggtgggtcagaaaggatcttgctgtgatttatgtcatagagtgttctgcctatgttttcctctaagagtttgatagtgtctggccttacatttaggtctttaatccattttgagtttatttttgtgtatggtgtcagggagtgttctaatttcattcttttacatgtagctgtcc
It encodes:
- the SNX19 gene encoding sorting nexin-19 isoform X5, translated to MEKGGAGLGSPLPPAMKAETATAAQEPPAGPSLSHLLSSQKLVALGAVLGWLLVIHLLVNVWLLCFLSALLLVLGGWLGSDAIVGPSGRLHLERFIPMAVCPPNPEAERQLEQEIDRTIRMVMRDFVSSWYRTVSQEPAFEEEMEAAMRGLVQELRRRMARVDRHALAQRVLTLCGCHLQSYLQAKEATAGKQSGTGEPSQLWEAYCQATAPHPAVQSPRAEVAYTRGIVNVLLRGLVPKPHLETRTGRHVVVELITCNVILPLIGKLSDPDWIHLVLVGIFSKTRTGPAAVGKPLCPASALEQPSVPTSLPLIVEVQSLADARAPSPAPVLLDCSEPSHPSPEVEEGHEALEGDLGGVLEEREVGNNSSHFLQPLFLSEDAELESPLSELGKEAIMLMNPGNFLSARIQDSLCALGGSQSLESKDDEGSEGIEGAEAEEGPGTETETGLLVSMLNSCPEIHIDTADKEVEQGDVTSLTTLLASPERMCPPRPSCLENDLTNGVSSLDPGLPQVLLSSSPPGPLSSATFSFEPLSSPDGPVVIQNLRITGTITAREHSGTGFHPYTLYTVKYETALDSENSSGLQQLAYHTVNRRYREFLNLQTRLEEKSDLRKFIKNVKGPKKLFPDLPFGNMDSDRVEARKSLLESFLKQLCAIPEVANSEEVQEFLALNTDARIAFVKKPFMVSRIDKVVVSAIVDTLKTAFPRSEPQSPTEELSEAETENKPQPEGKKATKSRLRFSSSKIAPALNITEAHEKILYCLREGSVESETLSMSGVESFIEKQTKLLETQPAEAPGKGSEHISEGCVDDCVSGAAVPARDLSNSDPGTETELADTALDLLLLLLMEQWSWLCTENVQKVIHLIFGTLIQRYRGRNPWGEQMPAELESCLGVTAAAPHQQALDLLPLGHHPGILGSQCLC
- the SNX19 gene encoding sorting nexin-19 isoform X2, with the translated sequence MEKGGAGLGSPLPPAMKAETATAAQEPPAGPSLSHLLSSQKLVALGAVLGWLLVIHLLVNVWLLCFLSALLLVLGGWLGSDAIVGPSGRLHLERFIPMAVCPPNPEAERQLEQEIDRTIRMVMRDFVSSWYRTVSQEPAFEEEMEAAMRGLVQELRRRMARVDRHALAQRVLTLCGCHLQSYLQAKEATAGKQSGTGEPSQLWEAYCQATAPHPAVQSPRAEVAYTRGIVNVLLRGLVPKPHLETRTGRHVVVELITCNVILPLIGKLSDPDWIHLVLVGIFSKTRTGPAAVGKPLCPASALEQPSVPTSLPLIVEVQSLADARAPSPAPVLLDCSEPSHPSPEVEEGHEALEGDLGGVLEEREVGNNSSHFLQPLFLSEDAELESPLSELGKEAIMLMNPGNFLSARIQDSLCALGGSQSLESKDDEGSEGIEGAEAEEGPGTETETGLLVSMLNSCPEIHIDTADKEVEQGDVTSLTTLLASPERMCPPRPSCLENDLTNGVSSLDPGLPQVLLSSSPPGPLSSATFSFEPLSSPDGPVVIQNLRITGTITAREHSGTGFHPYTLYTVKYETALDSENSSGLQQLAYHTVNRRYREFLNLQTRLEEKSDLRKFIKNVKGPKKLFPDLPFGNMDSDRVEARKSLLESFLKQLCAIPEVANSEEVQEFLALNTDARIAFVKKPFMVSRIDKVVVSAIVDTLKTAFPRSEPQSPTEELSEAETENKPQPEGKKATKSRLRFSSSKIAPALNITEAHEKILYCLREGSVESETLSMSGVESFIEKQTKLLETQPAEAPGKGSEHISEGCVDDCVSGAAVPARDLSNSDPGTETELADTALDLLLLLLMEQWSWLCTENVQKVIHLIFGTLIQRWLEVQVATLTCPQRWVQYLRLLQESIWPGGLLPECPRPARTQAQKAAAEKQALQSLMGVLPDIVVGILGVNKCRLSWSLVLESLQQPLINRHLIYCLWDIILEFLDLSASAEESAVTSSATDTPGSPKKMGISP
- the SNX19 gene encoding sorting nexin-19 isoform X3, which codes for MEKGGAGLGSPLPPAMKAETATAAQEPPAGPSLSHLLSSQKLVALGAVLGWLLVIHLLVNVWLLCFLSALLLVLGGWLGSDAIVGPSGRLHLERFIPMAVCPPNPEAERQLEQEIDRTIRMVMRDFVSSWYRTVSQEPAFEEEMEAAMRGLVQELRRRMARVDRHALAQRVLTLCGCHLQSYLQAKEATAGKQSGTGEPSQLWEAYCQATAPHPAVQSPRAEVAYTRGIVNVLLRGLVPKPHLETRTGRHVVVELITCNVILPLIGKLSDPDWIHLVLVGIFSKTRTGPAAVGKPLCPASALEQPSVPTSLPLIVEVQSLADARAPSPAPVLLDCSEPSHPSPEVEEGHEALEGDLGGVLEEREVGNNSSHFLQPLFLSEDAELESPLSELGKEAIMLMNPGNFLSARIQDSLCALGGSQSLESKDDEGSEGIEGAEAEEGPGTETETGLLVSMLNSCPEIHIDTADKEVEQGDVTSLTTLLASPERMCPPRPSCLENDLTNGVSSLDPGLPQVLLSSSPPGPLSSATFSFEPLSSPDGPVVIQNLRITGTITAREHSGTGFHPYTLYTVKYETALDSENSSGLQQLAYHTVNRRYHVKGPKKLFPDLPFGNMDSDRVEARKSLLESFLKQLCAIPEVANSEEVQEFLALNTDARIAFVKKPFMVSRIDKVVVSAIVDTLKTAFPRSEPQSPTEELSEAETENKPQPEGKKATKSRLRFSSSKIAPALNITEAHEKILYCLREGSVESETLSMSGVESFIEKQTKLLETQPAEAPGKGSEHISEGCVDDCVSGAAVPARDLSNSDPGTETELADTALDLLLLLLMEQWSWLCTENVQKVIHLIFGTLIQRWLEVQVATLTCPQRWVQYLRLLQESIWPGGLLPECPRPARTQAQKAAAEKQALQSLMGVLPDIVVGILGVNKCRLSWSLVLESLQQPLINRHLIYCLWDIILEFLDLSASAEESAVTSSATDTPGSPKKMGISP